In Desulfonatronovibrio hydrogenovorans DSM 9292, the following proteins share a genomic window:
- the phnE gene encoding phosphonate ABC transporter, permease protein PhnE, with the protein MINSVRKPFRQSWASRLGWITLVLYTMYALSILEFDWNRFVYGLDNGLNFLKRMWPPDFSRWQILLEDLVESLQIAVLASAIGIALSLPVGFLAARNLMPAVITWPVRGFIAVCRSFHPVIMAILFVKAIGFGAAAGIASLVVFSVGFIAKLFAEAIEEISLKQVEAIRSTGASFPNLIIFGVMPQVFSRFLNFSTYQTEVNLRNSTMVGIVGAGGIGGTLFAAFQRFDYDFVAAILLTIIALIMIGEALTDQIRKVFQ; encoded by the coding sequence ATGATCAATTCAGTTCGGAAACCCTTCAGGCAAAGCTGGGCATCTAGGCTGGGCTGGATAACGCTTGTACTCTATACCATGTATGCCTTGTCTATACTGGAATTTGACTGGAACCGCTTTGTGTACGGTCTGGATAACGGCTTAAACTTTTTAAAAAGGATGTGGCCTCCTGATTTCAGCCGCTGGCAAATCCTGCTGGAGGATTTGGTTGAAAGTCTGCAGATTGCTGTTCTTGCCTCGGCCATAGGAATAGCTCTTTCTCTGCCCGTGGGTTTTCTGGCCGCAAGAAACCTCATGCCAGCCGTAATTACCTGGCCGGTCAGGGGGTTCATCGCAGTTTGCAGGTCGTTTCACCCGGTCATCATGGCTATCCTGTTTGTTAAAGCCATTGGCTTCGGGGCTGCAGCAGGAATTGCCTCTTTGGTGGTATTTTCAGTTGGCTTTATTGCCAAACTGTTTGCAGAAGCCATTGAGGAGATATCCCTGAAGCAGGTCGAAGCCATAAGATCAACCGGGGCATCCTTTCCAAACCTGATCATTTTCGGAGTCATGCCCCAGGTGTTCAGCCGGTTTCTAAATTTCAGCACCTACCAGACCGAGGTAAATCTCCGTAACTCCACTATGGTCGGAATTGTAGGGGCAGGAGGAATCGGTGGGACCCTTTTTGCTGCATTCCAGCGTTTTGACTATGATTTTGTAGCCGCCATTCTGTTGACAATAATTGCCCTGATCATGATCGGGGAAGCCCTTACCGACCAGATCAGGAAAGTCTTTCAATGA
- the phnD gene encoding phosphate/phosphite/phosphonate ABC transporter substrate-binding protein produces MARKLVVVKISLMLFFLMFSANSLVFGCEHRGALDPMFCDEDMDLVADSPADPGKWKDPSTLIFTYTPVEDPAVYRDLFTDFLDYLSKATGKRVTYYTVHSNAAQIEAMRSGRLHVGGFSTGPTGFAVNLAGAVPFAVKGFPDGLQGYNLILVVRSDSPYQKPSDLKGKRVAHTSPSSNSGNLAPRILLPDHGLVPEQDYEVLFSGKHDQSVMGVLSGDYDAAPVASDVFDRMVRRGTVKEEDFRIIYRSAVFPTSSFAYAHDLNPDLVRRIVGAFHTYRFTDEMKKAFDGADRFYPITYKADWAVVRQIAEGTGVSYSRTGFEKEFSTKLQ; encoded by the coding sequence ATGGCAAGGAAGCTAGTTGTGGTTAAAATCAGCCTGATGTTGTTTTTCCTTATGTTTTCAGCAAACTCTTTAGTTTTTGGATGTGAGCACCGCGGAGCCCTTGATCCCATGTTCTGCGATGAGGATATGGATCTGGTGGCTGACTCGCCAGCTGATCCAGGTAAGTGGAAGGATCCCAGCACACTGATTTTTACCTATACTCCGGTAGAAGATCCTGCTGTTTACAGGGATCTGTTTACCGATTTTCTGGACTATCTGTCCAAGGCTACCGGGAAGAGGGTCACCTATTATACTGTTCATTCCAATGCCGCCCAGATCGAAGCCATGCGCTCAGGAAGGCTTCATGTGGGTGGATTTTCAACCGGACCTACCGGGTTTGCCGTCAACCTGGCCGGTGCAGTGCCTTTTGCAGTAAAGGGTTTTCCCGACGGGCTGCAGGGTTATAACCTTATTCTTGTAGTCAGAAGTGATAGCCCATATCAAAAACCTTCAGATCTCAAAGGAAAAAGAGTGGCCCATACTTCACCCTCATCCAATTCAGGCAACCTTGCTCCCAGAATTCTTCTCCCAGACCATGGTCTGGTACCTGAGCAGGACTATGAGGTGCTTTTTTCAGGCAAGCATGATCAGTCGGTCATGGGGGTGCTGAGCGGGGACTATGATGCTGCCCCAGTGGCCTCTGATGTCTTTGACCGGATGGTCCGGAGGGGAACTGTAAAGGAGGAAGACTTCAGGATTATTTACAGGAGCGCAGTCTTCCCCACATCTTCTTTTGCCTATGCTCATGATCTCAACCCGGATCTGGTCCGCAGGATCGTTGGAGCTTTTCATACTTACCGCTTTACTGATGAGATGAAAAAAGCCTTTGATGGAGCTGACAGGTTCTACCCCATCACCTATAAGGCCGACTGGGCCGTAGTTCGTCAAATTGCAGAGGGTACAGGAGTATCTTACAGCCGGACAGGTTTTGAGAAAGAGTTTTCTACCAAGCTGCAATAA
- the phnC gene encoding phosphonate ABC transporter ATP-binding protein, translating to MKKSRGSGNGSVKGRSLTITNLVKAYKPGKPVLKNLSMFINGQGVTAIIGPSGTGKSTLIRCINRLVEPTSGEIIFMGQDITRMNRSKLRRIRRRIGMVFQEYNLVERLTVLENVLSGRLGYISAWRAWFRKFPEQDIDAAFKLLNQVGLQEFAMQRADALSGGQRQRVGIARALMQGPDILLADEPTSSLDPKTSVEIMELMSSMGKERDIPVVVNIHNVTLASRFAQRIIGLSRGEVVFDGLPEEITDDILKDIYGGQDWLTHGQNQ from the coding sequence ATGAAAAAAAGCAGAGGGTCAGGGAATGGATCTGTAAAAGGCCGTTCCCTGACCATTACAAACCTGGTCAAGGCTTACAAGCCTGGAAAACCTGTTTTGAAGAATCTCAGCATGTTCATCAACGGCCAGGGCGTGACGGCCATAATCGGGCCTTCGGGAACAGGGAAAAGTACTCTCATCAGGTGCATCAACCGCTTGGTGGAGCCTACTTCTGGAGAGATCATTTTTATGGGTCAAGACATCACCCGGATGAACAGATCAAAGCTGCGCAGGATCAGACGCAGGATCGGCATGGTCTTTCAGGAATATAATCTGGTGGAGCGATTGACAGTCCTGGAGAATGTACTTTCCGGCAGGTTGGGCTACATTTCTGCTTGGCGGGCTTGGTTTAGAAAATTTCCAGAGCAGGATATTGATGCTGCATTTAAGCTTCTAAACCAGGTCGGTTTGCAGGAGTTTGCAATGCAAAGAGCCGACGCTCTGTCAGGAGGTCAGAGACAGAGGGTGGGTATTGCCAGAGCCCTGATGCAGGGTCCGGACATCCTTCTGGCAGATGAACCCACATCATCTCTGGATCCCAAGACCTCAGTGGAGATTATGGAACTGATGTCATCCATGGGCAAAGAACGGGACATACCCGTAGTGGTTAATATCCACAACGTCACCCTTGCATCCAGGTTCGCTCAAAGGATTATCGGTCTTTCCCGGGGGGAAGTCGTTTTTGACGGTTTACCAGAAGAAATAACCGATGACATACTCAAGGACATATATGGCGGTCAGGATTGGCTGACTCACGGTCAGAATCAATGA
- the phnE gene encoding phosphonate ABC transporter, permease protein PhnE, with product MNTSGPQWQRFTPTKRFLRFSVYLLTVAAVVFSIRTIEIIPEFILDAPHQMADLLNRMWPMDTGHYSQGVHQALMETMHVATLGTIGTVFFAIPVAILASGRVVPWQPVNMSARLILVSSRSVNTLVWALLFVAVFGPGAVAGTMAIAFRSIGFVGKLLSEALDETDPGPVEALRSVGAPWFSVFIKGYWPQVLPSFWSIILFRWDINVRESAVLGLVGAGGIGMALDTALNLFYWDRVSLILFTIFAVVIAMEILVTWIRKRII from the coding sequence ATGAACACCTCAGGACCTCAGTGGCAGAGGTTTACACCAACAAAACGCTTCCTGCGCTTCAGCGTATACCTGCTGACAGTTGCCGCAGTAGTATTTTCCATCCGAACGATTGAAATCATCCCGGAATTCATACTGGATGCCCCGCACCAGATGGCAGACCTTCTGAACCGGATGTGGCCAATGGACACAGGACACTACTCCCAGGGAGTTCACCAGGCCCTTATGGAAACCATGCATGTAGCAACTCTGGGAACCATAGGCACGGTTTTTTTTGCGATTCCGGTGGCAATTCTGGCATCTGGAAGAGTTGTGCCTTGGCAGCCGGTCAACATGTCTGCCAGACTAATTCTGGTTTCTTCAAGATCGGTCAACACCCTGGTCTGGGCTTTACTTTTTGTGGCGGTTTTCGGCCCTGGTGCTGTTGCCGGCACTATGGCTATCGCATTCAGATCCATCGGCTTTGTGGGTAAACTTCTATCAGAGGCCCTGGATGAAACCGATCCAGGGCCGGTGGAAGCCCTCCGCTCGGTTGGAGCTCCCTGGTTCAGCGTCTTTATCAAAGGGTACTGGCCTCAGGTTCTGCCTTCCTTCTGGTCCATCATCCTTTTTCGATGGGATATAAACGTCAGGGAATCCGCTGTGCTTGGCCTGGTGGGAGCAGGGGGAATCGGAATGGCCTTGGACACCGCCCTGAACCTTTTCTACTGGGACAGGGTTTCATTGATCCTTTTTACGATTTTTGCCGTGGTCATTGCAATGGAAATACTGGTCACCTGGATCCGCAAGAGAATCATTTAG
- a CDS encoding PhoH family protein — MDQIKNYVLDTNVLIENPKSIEILRNGSENNVFIPYHVLMELNKLKADPRLSHIITKIVDSLIHNMDSIRIISKDGLVTSYTDIADNHILSEIRANSDIPDPTLVTNDKILRLQAKMLGIHCEEFRDSRPFESESQQYTGFVEENGVPIPNSFSWDNGKPVFNGPEGSKIINYTLDIWKITPRSIYQNLALELMQNQDIDLVTIQSEAGFGKTFLALGSALEMVLGRKAYSKIHIIKPTHEIGPKLGYLPGDVSEKIAPYIKYIFALLEKLHSIRKANKVFLDPSESNFKLNPKKIEVMPVSFVRGMTIENSFVIIDETQNLSRYEIRSLLSRMGEGVKCVCLGDTRQIDNPHLNESNNGLNWIVKKMKGFNNYAHLVLKGEKSRGPITDMVIKSRL, encoded by the coding sequence ATGGACCAGATTAAAAATTATGTTCTGGATACCAATGTTCTCATCGAAAATCCCAAAAGCATTGAGATCCTCAGGAACGGATCGGAAAACAATGTTTTCATCCCTTACCACGTCCTCATGGAGCTCAACAAGCTCAAGGCTGATCCCAGGCTGTCCCACATTATAACCAAAATCGTGGACTCCCTCATTCATAACATGGACAGTATCAGGATCATAAGTAAAGACGGTCTTGTCACTTCCTACACAGACATTGCTGACAACCACATCCTGTCTGAAATAAGGGCTAATTCAGATATCCCGGATCCAACTCTGGTCACCAACGACAAGATACTGCGTCTGCAGGCAAAGATGCTTGGCATCCATTGCGAAGAGTTCAGAGACTCAAGGCCCTTTGAATCGGAATCCCAGCAGTATACAGGCTTTGTTGAAGAAAATGGAGTCCCCATACCCAATTCATTCTCCTGGGACAATGGAAAGCCTGTCTTCAATGGTCCTGAAGGTTCCAAAATCATCAACTATACCCTGGACATCTGGAAGATCACTCCCAGGTCAATATACCAGAACCTTGCCCTGGAGCTTATGCAAAACCAAGACATCGACCTGGTGACTATCCAGAGCGAGGCAGGATTCGGCAAGACTTTTCTTGCTCTTGGTTCTGCCCTTGAAATGGTCCTGGGCAGAAAGGCCTACTCAAAAATTCATATAATAAAGCCGACCCATGAGATAGGTCCAAAACTGGGATACCTGCCCGGCGATGTTTCAGAAAAAATTGCCCCCTATATAAAGTATATTTTTGCCCTCCTGGAAAAACTGCATAGTATCCGTAAAGCCAACAAGGTGTTTCTCGATCCCAGTGAAAGCAACTTCAAACTCAATCCTAAAAAAATTGAAGTCATGCCGGTCAGTTTTGTCAGGGGGATGACCATTGAAAATTCTTTTGTCATCATTGATGAAACCCAGAATCTTTCCAGATATGAAATAAGATCTCTGCTCTCAAGGATGGGTGAGGGCGTTAAATGCGTGTGTCTGGGTGACACCAGACAGATCGACAATCCTCACCTTAATGAGTCCAACAATGGTTTGAACTGGATTGTAAAGAAAATGAAGGGGTTCAACAACTACGCCCACCTGGTGCTCAAGGGGGAAAAATCAAGGGGTCCCATCACTGACATGGTGATAAAATCCAGACTATAA
- a CDS encoding lysophospholipid acyltransferase family protein, giving the protein MNADSHAPLIDLPPIFPGTVSGKIISFFSPLMKKILALSYLNEKYQEAKICSARLDFWEKALHVLDISYDLDEYELDNIPVDKPVVVVANHPFGALEGLIMASILRKKRSDVRILANYLLERIPDMKEVLIGVDPFEASLERIKANGIALRNLYKWLHHGGLVGVFPSGQVSHLRLVKREISDPPWQESVARIIRKTKATVVPMFFKGRNDSLFQLAGLVHPVLRTVLLPHALAGHSGTRVKVSIGSPVFPHQLTAYGSDQEIITYLRQRTYLLEMRKKTGHFQQYSKHRASLNPKVPHVYPGTLISEQRTLSPDQTLFENAEFSVHVAKSVQIPKLLHEIGWLREHTFRLAGEGTGRDIDLDIFDTHYLHVFLWDKKKSRLAGAYRMGQVDEIIRNLGPKGIYSNSLFKFKAAFWKSIQPCLELGRSFVCPEYQKSYSSLLMLWKGIGKFVLKNPHYKVLFGPVSIDNGYNDASRNLMIRFMQKMDLMHEMQHLVTPRRPLKTAGKHYFEKIDMDLMIKNIEDLSKIISEIDTHKKGIPVLLRQYLKLGGKMLGFNLDPDFSNVLDGLVLVDLRKTDLQQLGRYMGKEGALDYLTYHQVTCRAKAV; this is encoded by the coding sequence ATGAACGCAGATTCACATGCTCCATTGATTGATTTGCCTCCCATTTTTCCAGGTACTGTTTCTGGAAAGATTATCTCCTTTTTCAGCCCGCTGATGAAAAAAATTCTTGCCCTGAGCTATCTGAATGAAAAGTATCAGGAGGCAAAGATTTGCTCTGCCAGGCTGGATTTCTGGGAAAAAGCCCTTCATGTCCTGGACATTAGTTATGACCTTGATGAGTACGAACTGGATAATATTCCAGTAGATAAGCCCGTAGTTGTTGTAGCCAATCACCCCTTCGGAGCCCTGGAAGGGCTGATCATGGCTTCTATTTTAAGAAAAAAACGCTCAGATGTAAGGATATTGGCTAATTATCTGCTTGAGCGGATACCGGACATGAAAGAGGTATTGATCGGGGTGGACCCTTTTGAGGCTTCTCTGGAAAGGATCAAGGCCAACGGGATTGCCCTCAGAAACCTCTATAAGTGGTTGCATCATGGAGGGCTGGTAGGGGTGTTTCCCTCAGGACAGGTGTCACATCTGAGACTGGTGAAAAGAGAGATCTCTGACCCTCCTTGGCAGGAGTCAGTGGCCAGGATTATTCGAAAGACCAAGGCAACTGTTGTACCCATGTTTTTCAAGGGCAGGAATGACTCCCTTTTTCAACTGGCAGGCCTTGTTCACCCCGTGCTGAGGACGGTACTTTTGCCCCATGCCCTGGCCGGCCATTCTGGAACAAGGGTGAAGGTCAGCATCGGGAGTCCGGTTTTTCCACATCAGCTGACTGCATATGGTTCAGACCAGGAGATTATCACCTACCTGCGACAGAGAACCTATCTTCTGGAAATGAGGAAGAAAACAGGCCACTTTCAGCAATACTCGAAACACAGGGCTAGTCTGAACCCAAAAGTACCTCATGTGTATCCTGGAACACTGATCAGTGAACAGCGGACTTTGAGTCCTGACCAGACTCTGTTTGAGAACGCGGAGTTCAGCGTACATGTTGCAAAGTCGGTTCAAATACCCAAGCTCCTTCATGAAATTGGATGGCTGAGAGAACATACTTTCAGGCTGGCCGGTGAAGGTACTGGCAGGGACATTGATCTGGACATTTTTGATACCCACTATCTGCATGTATTTCTTTGGGATAAAAAAAAGTCCAGGCTGGCCGGGGCATACAGGATGGGACAGGTTGATGAAATTATTAGAAATCTTGGCCCCAAGGGGATTTACAGCAACAGCCTGTTCAAGTTTAAGGCGGCTTTTTGGAAGAGCATTCAGCCATGCCTGGAACTGGGGCGTTCATTTGTCTGTCCAGAGTATCAAAAGAGCTATTCTTCCCTGCTTATGCTTTGGAAGGGAATTGGAAAGTTTGTGCTGAAAAACCCCCATTATAAGGTACTCTTCGGACCGGTGAGCATTGACAACGGCTACAATGATGCTTCGAGAAATCTTATGATCAGGTTCATGCAAAAAATGGATCTCATGCATGAGATGCAGCATCTGGTGACACCGAGAAGACCTTTAAAAACAGCTGGCAAGCATTACTTTGAAAAAATAGATATGGATCTGATGATCAAGAACATCGAAGATTTGTCCAAAATTATTTCTGAGATAGATACCCACAAAAAAGGTATCCCGGTGTTATTAAGGCAATACCTCAAGCTGGGAGGTAAAATGCTGGGCTTTAACCTTGATCCTGACTTCAGCAATGTTCTTGACGGTCTTGTCCTGGTTGACCTTAGAAAGACCGACCTTCAGCAGCTGGGCAGGTATATGGGAAAAGAAGGAGCATTGGACTATCTCACGTATCACCAGGTTACCTGCAGGGCAAAAGCTGTTTAG
- a CDS encoding acetamidase/formamidase family protein, which translates to MIPTLDGKNVFHAFSPKLEPAMSVAQGQEFLLKTLDCFGGQIKSERDLLESLDWENVNPATGPVYIEGVRPGEIIGFDILDIKINDHSIAVVAPGEGVPGKEITTMETALLTHENNVLNFKDIARINIKPMIGVMGVAPKDRDIPNGTPEKHGGNMDCRIITAGSRIYFKAEVEGALFGCGDLHSAQGDGEIGVSGAETSGEVLLKAEVFPDLQGLPTPFLENDHLVATIFSAETADQAAKGAVDSMVEFLTGFAGLEKNHAVMLMSIAGDLRFCQMVDPLKTVRFEFPKKILSGVSGFHAK; encoded by the coding sequence ATGATCCCCACTCTGGACGGTAAAAACGTTTTTCATGCCTTTTCCCCAAAGCTCGAACCAGCCATGTCCGTGGCCCAGGGTCAGGAATTTCTCCTCAAGACCCTGGACTGTTTTGGCGGACAGATCAAATCCGAAAGAGATCTACTGGAAAGTCTGGACTGGGAAAATGTCAATCCGGCAACCGGCCCGGTATATATCGAAGGGGTCAGACCAGGGGAAATTATTGGTTTTGACATCTTAGACATCAAAATCAATGACCATTCAATTGCTGTGGTTGCTCCTGGAGAAGGGGTCCCTGGAAAAGAAATCACCACCATGGAAACCGCTCTGCTCACCCATGAAAACAACGTCTTGAACTTCAAAGACATAGCCAGAATTAATATCAAGCCCATGATCGGGGTCATGGGAGTCGCCCCCAAAGACAGAGACATTCCCAACGGCACACCTGAAAAACACGGCGGGAACATGGACTGCAGGATAATCACCGCAGGATCAAGGATATATTTCAAGGCAGAGGTGGAAGGAGCGCTTTTCGGATGCGGGGATCTGCATTCAGCTCAGGGAGACGGAGAAATCGGAGTTTCAGGTGCAGAAACATCCGGTGAGGTCCTTTTAAAGGCAGAGGTATTTCCGGATCTCCAAGGCCTGCCCACTCCTTTTCTTGAAAATGACCACTTAGTGGCCACTATTTTTTCGGCTGAAACAGCAGATCAGGCAGCCAAGGGAGCTGTGGACAGTATGGTTGAGTTTCTGACCGGTTTTGCCGGACTGGAAAAAAACCATGCAGTCATGCTCATGAGTATTGCCGGAGATCTGCGCTTCTGTCAGATGGTGGACCCCTTGAAGACCGTTCGGTTTGAGTTTCCTAAAAAAATCCTTTCCGGAGTGTCTGGTTTTCATGCCAAGTGA
- a CDS encoding CDP-archaeol synthase gives MSILLDIKLLLLLWLINFTPPLLAFFLEDSLNKPIDLGRTFKDKKPLLGPHKTWRGLAGALLCGSFLAMLLGLPFWLGLATAILSMTGDMVSSFIKRRLNKPSGRNFPVLDQFFEGALPFLVISPYLGIGYIRSFILIILFCLGAYIGSVFYKSILLKEPFPWYPRKLKARTRLKEISSCSSGFKHIQPVFHFEEAIYYHWLIKRFFKVAGLYERGIKNALDVQVVRKVVTMPNLPEEFDNFNIVYFSDLHIDGLTELVPRVSQLLEQEDPDICVFGGDLRMSTYGNYQTCLELFSEIAARIRSRYGNYAVLGNHDCLEMIPVMENLGFRVLLNDSARIDKNGQSIYLAGVDDPHYYNCANVEMAARNIPDEAFKIFLCHSPEMYKQAASVGMDLYLCGHTHAGQVQLPRIGPVFTHSRSPRSMAQGFWVNGSMQGYTSAGAGVSGVPVRFLTRGEILSLTLIR, from the coding sequence ATGTCGATTCTTCTTGACATTAAACTCCTTCTGCTTCTCTGGCTGATCAACTTCACCCCACCCCTACTGGCCTTTTTCTTAGAAGACAGCCTGAATAAACCCATTGACCTGGGAAGGACATTCAAGGACAAAAAACCCCTCCTTGGCCCCCACAAGACCTGGAGAGGGCTGGCTGGGGCTCTATTATGCGGGTCATTTCTGGCAATGCTTTTAGGTCTGCCCTTCTGGCTGGGACTTGCAACTGCTATATTAAGCATGACCGGGGATATGGTCTCAAGCTTCATCAAAAGACGCTTGAACAAGCCAAGTGGAAGGAACTTCCCGGTCCTGGATCAGTTTTTTGAAGGGGCATTGCCCTTTCTGGTAATATCTCCGTATCTTGGCATCGGCTATATCAGGTCTTTCATCCTCATAATCCTGTTCTGTCTGGGCGCATATATTGGTTCGGTATTTTACAAAAGTATCCTGCTAAAGGAGCCCTTTCCGTGGTATCCCCGAAAGCTTAAGGCCAGGACCAGGTTAAAGGAGATAAGTTCATGCTCTTCCGGCTTTAAGCATATTCAACCTGTTTTTCATTTTGAAGAAGCAATTTACTATCACTGGCTCATTAAGCGCTTTTTCAAGGTTGCTGGCCTTTACGAACGAGGGATAAAAAATGCATTAGACGTTCAGGTTGTCAGAAAGGTGGTCACCATGCCCAATCTTCCTGAGGAATTTGACAATTTCAATATCGTCTATTTTTCCGACCTGCACATTGACGGTTTGACTGAGTTGGTCCCCAGGGTCTCTCAACTCCTGGAACAGGAAGATCCGGACATCTGCGTTTTCGGTGGAGACCTGCGCATGTCCACTTATGGAAACTATCAGACCTGTCTTGAATTATTTTCAGAAATAGCTGCCAGGATCAGATCCAGATATGGCAATTATGCAGTCCTGGGAAATCACGATTGCCTGGAAATGATTCCTGTTATGGAGAATCTTGGATTCAGGGTTCTCCTGAATGATTCGGCCAGGATTGATAAAAACGGGCAAAGCATATACTTAGCTGGGGTGGACGACCCCCACTACTACAACTGCGCCAACGTTGAGATGGCTGCAAGAAATATCCCGGATGAAGCCTTTAAAATATTTTTATGCCATTCTCCAGAAATGTACAAACAGGCTGCTTCAGTGGGGATGGATCTTTATCTGTGTGGTCACACCCATGCCGGCCAGGTTCAGCTTCCAAGGATCGGCCCGGTTTTCACCCATTCCAGATCACCCAGATCCATGGCCCAGGGCTTCTGGGTCAACGGTTCCATGCAGGGCTACACAAGTGCTGGAGCCGGAGTGTCCGGTGTTCCTGTCCGCTTTTTGACCAGAGGCGAAATATTGAGTCTGACCCTTATCAGGTAG
- a CDS encoding HprK-related kinase B gives MCIIDDQIRQSLKNIQKHTDMDQELMLSFDDCRIKVQTNSSRLKNNLLRYFNQFIIDPDTPDSHFTVKALDSQPPRIKIQLKDKAPEKGKKKIKEQYADLGSGRIIRKKLTNLCFYFDNQENLVVGPCTANENQVINFINNRFIQWKLDQGCLLCHAAAVTSENQALIIAGFSGMGKSTLALHLMNKGTTFISNDRLMIENKPSGLKIYGVAKLPRVNPGTILNNPSLLKILNKEEEKRFRKIGAQKIWSVEHKYDVCIDECFGQARFKLASYAKALVILNWHRIPKTPELRKVDLTQRLDLLDAVIKSPGLFYLPSAGKPGLVQNKHDYLNLFECCDVYELSGGIGFLEAAEKCHKLISA, from the coding sequence ATGTGCATTATAGATGATCAGATCAGGCAGAGCCTGAAAAACATTCAGAAACATACTGATATGGATCAGGAATTGATGCTATCCTTTGATGACTGCAGAATAAAAGTCCAAACCAATTCTTCCCGGCTCAAAAATAACCTGCTCAGGTATTTCAATCAGTTCATTATTGATCCAGACACCCCTGACAGTCACTTTACCGTAAAGGCTCTGGATTCTCAGCCACCCCGGATAAAAATTCAGCTTAAGGACAAAGCGCCGGAAAAAGGCAAAAAGAAAATCAAGGAACAATATGCAGATTTGGGCTCAGGCAGGATAATACGTAAAAAACTAACCAATCTCTGCTTTTACTTTGACAACCAGGAAAACCTGGTTGTTGGCCCATGTACAGCCAATGAAAATCAGGTGATAAATTTTATCAACAACAGATTTATCCAGTGGAAACTTGATCAGGGGTGTCTGCTTTGCCATGCTGCTGCTGTGACTAGTGAAAACCAGGCCCTGATAATTGCCGGCTTCTCAGGTATGGGTAAATCCACCCTGGCCTTGCACCTCATGAACAAAGGGACCACATTCATCAGCAATGACCGGCTGATGATTGAAAATAAACCTTCAGGCCTCAAAATTTACGGGGTGGCCAAGTTGCCCAGAGTTAACCCAGGCACGATTCTAAACAACCCAAGTCTTCTGAAAATCCTTAATAAAGAAGAGGAAAAGAGATTCAGAAAAATTGGAGCTCAAAAAATTTGGAGTGTTGAGCATAAGTATGACGTATGCATTGATGAATGTTTCGGGCAAGCCAGATTTAAACTAGCCTCATATGCAAAGGCCCTGGTAATACTTAACTGGCATCGAATCCCCAAGACCCCGGAATTAAGAAAAGTTGATCTAACCCAAAGACTGGACCTCCTTGATGCTGTCATCAAATCTCCCGGCCTCTTTTATCTTCCCAGTGCCGGCAAGCCCGGCCTGGTCCAAAACAAGCATGATTATTTGAACTTATTTGAATGCTGTGATGTTTACGAGCTTTCCGGAGGAATTGGCTTTTTAGAGGCTGCTGAAAAGTGTCACAAGCTGATATCAGCATAA